Proteins from one Prosthecomicrobium sp. N25 genomic window:
- the lysA gene encoding diaminopimelate decarboxylase, whose translation MDDLYRRLPPTGFAPRAGELHAEGVPLSAIAAAVGTPVYVYSAARLRERVRALKAAVGPLGVAVHFAMKSNANQAVLALMAAEGIGADIVSGGEMARALAAGMAPRHVVFSGVGKTAAEIAAALDAGLHQINVESFEELRLVDEIAGAKGRVADVALRVNPDVDAETHAKITTGKKDNKFGIDASTLGRLDNEVKALPHVRVVGLAMHIGSQIMTPAPFLTAYGRVAALAEELRRKGYPLTRLDLGGGFGIPYENELEFSFADLADAIRATVHGRGFDLSIEPGRSLVADAGILLARTIFVKDAGGMHFLVLDAAMNDLVRPAMYEAHHDIVPVRIPAPAAPTVEYDIVGPICESSDTFAKRRRLPALAAGDLVAIATAGAYGATMSSTYNARPLAPEVLVDGTRWATVRRRVEVAEQIGWDQVPDWIGPAKPGQRAAE comes from the coding sequence ATGGACGACCTCTACCGCCGCCTCCCGCCGACCGGCTTCGCCCCGAGGGCGGGCGAGCTCCATGCCGAGGGCGTCCCCCTGTCGGCGATCGCGGCCGCGGTCGGCACGCCCGTCTACGTCTACTCGGCCGCACGGTTGCGCGAGCGCGTGCGCGCCCTGAAGGCCGCCGTCGGGCCGCTCGGGGTCGCCGTCCACTTCGCCATGAAGTCCAACGCCAACCAGGCGGTCCTCGCCCTCATGGCCGCCGAGGGCATCGGCGCCGACATCGTCTCGGGCGGCGAGATGGCCCGGGCGCTGGCGGCCGGCATGGCGCCGCGTCACGTCGTCTTCTCCGGCGTCGGCAAGACCGCGGCCGAGATCGCCGCCGCGCTCGACGCGGGCCTGCATCAGATCAATGTCGAGTCCTTCGAGGAACTCCGCCTGGTCGACGAGATCGCGGGCGCCAAGGGCCGGGTCGCCGATGTGGCGCTGCGCGTCAACCCGGACGTCGACGCCGAGACCCACGCCAAGATCACCACCGGCAAGAAGGACAACAAGTTCGGCATCGACGCCAGCACGCTCGGCCGCCTGGACAACGAGGTGAAGGCCCTGCCCCACGTCCGGGTGGTCGGTCTCGCCATGCACATCGGCTCGCAGATCATGACCCCCGCGCCCTTCCTGACCGCCTACGGCCGGGTGGCGGCGCTCGCCGAGGAACTGCGCCGCAAGGGCTACCCGCTGACCCGCCTCGATCTCGGCGGCGGCTTCGGCATCCCCTACGAGAACGAGCTGGAGTTCTCCTTCGCCGACCTCGCCGACGCGATCCGGGCGACCGTCCACGGCCGGGGTTTCGACCTCTCCATCGAGCCCGGCCGCTCGCTGGTCGCCGACGCCGGCATCCTGCTCGCACGCACGATCTTCGTGAAGGATGCGGGCGGCATGCATTTCCTCGTGCTCGACGCGGCCATGAACGACCTCGTCCGCCCCGCCATGTACGAGGCCCACCACGACATCGTGCCGGTCCGCATCCCCGCGCCGGCCGCGCCGACGGTCGAGTACGACATCGTCGGGCCGATCTGCGAGAGTTCCGACACCTTCGCCAAACGCCGCCGCCTGCCCGCGCTCGCCGCCGGCGACCTCGTCGCCATCGCGACCGCCGGCGCCTATGGGGCGACCATGTCGTCGACCTACAACGCCCGCCCGCTCGCCCCCGAGGTGCTGGTCGACGGCACCCGCTGGGCGACGGTCCGTCGCCGGGTCGAGGTGGCCGAGCAGATCGGCTGGGACCAGGTCCCCGACTGGATCGGCCCGGCGAAGCCGGGGCAGCGGGCGGCCGAGTAG